The Aythya fuligula isolate bAytFul2 chromosome 2, bAytFul2.pri, whole genome shotgun sequence genome contains a region encoding:
- the RALBP1 gene encoding ralA-binding protein 1: MTECFLPPTSSPSEHRRVEHSGGLARTPSSEEISPTKFPGLYRTGEPSPPHDSLHEPPDIVSDDEKEHGKKKGKFKKKEKRTEGYAAFQEDSSGDEAESPSKLKRSKGIHVFKKPSFSKKKEKDFKIKEKPKDEKHKEDKHKEDKHKEKKSKDLTAADVVKQWKEKKKKKKPIQEPEIPQVDVPSHRPVFGIPLSDAVDRTMMYDGIRLPAVFRECIDYVEKYGMKCEGIYRVSGIKSKVDELKAAYDREESPNLEEYEPNTVASLLKQYLRELPENLLTKELMPRFEDACGKSTEAEKVQECQRLLKELPECNHLLISWLVVHMDHVIAKELETKMNIQNISIVLSPTVQISNRVLYVFFTHVQEFFGNVTLKQVTKPLRWSNMATMPALPETQESIKEEIRRQEFLLNCLHRDLQAGIKDLSKEERLWEVQRILTALKRKLREAKRQECETKIAQEIASLSKEDVSKEEMNENEEVINILLAQENEILTEQEELLAMEQFLRRQIASEKEEIDRLRAEIAEIQSRQQHGRSETEEYSSESESESEDEEELQVILEDLQRQNEELEIKNNHLNQAIHEEREAIIELRVQLRLLQRAKSEQQVQEEEEAEKRGGVSQQPRDSVLETKAAKEQPKASKEQQVKPSPSKDRKETPI, encoded by the exons ATGACCGAGTGCTTCCTGCCTCCCACTAGCAGCCCCAGTGAACACCGTCGGGTAGAACACAGCGGGGGTCTTGCTCGTACTCCCAGCTCTGAAGAAATCAGTCCTACAAAATTCCCGGGGTTGTACCGCACCGGTGAGCCCTCGCCACCTCATGACAGCTTGCATGAGCCTCCAGATATAGTATCTGATGATGAAAAGGAgcatgggaagaagaaaggaaaatttaagaagaaagaaaaaagaa CCGAAGGTTACGCTGCCTTTCAGGAGGACAGCTCCGGTGACGAGGCTGAAAGCCCTTCCAAGTTGAAGCGGTCCAAGGGAATACACGTCTTCAAGAAGCCCAGCTTTtccaaaaagaaggaaaaggattttaaaataaaagagaaacccaaagatgaaaaacacaagGAAGACAAGCATAAGGAAGACAAGCATAAAGAGAAGAAGTCAAAAGACTTAACCGCAGCGGACGTCGTAAAACagtggaaggagaagaagaaaaagaagaagccaATTCAGGAGCCAGAGATACCTCAAGTGGATGTGCCCAGTCACAGGCCTGTGTTTGGCATTCCTTTGTCTGACGCGGTGGACAGGACCATGATGTACGATGGCATCCGCCTGCCGGCCGTGTTCCGTGAATGTATAGACTACGTCGAGAAGTACGGCATGAAGTGCGAAGGCATCTACCGAGTGTCAG gaataaaatcaaaagtCGACGAGCTAAAAGCAGCCTACGATCGAGAAGAATCTCCCAACCTGGAAGAATACGAGCCCAATACTGTAGCCAGCTTGCTGAAACAATACCTACGAGAACTGCCTGAAAACTTGCTTACCAAAGAGCTAATGCCCCGCTTCGAGGACGCTTGTGGCAAGAGCACAGAAGCTGAGAAGGTTCAGGAGTGCCAGAGGCTGCTGAAAGAGCTGCCAGAGTGTAACCACCTCCTCATCTCGTGGCTGGTTGTGCATATGGACCACGTCATTGCAAAGGAGCTGGAAACAAAGATGAACATCCAGAATATTTCCATAGTGCTCAGCCCTACTGTCCAG ATCAGCAACCGTGTCCTCTATGTATTTTTTACACATGTCCAAGAGTTCTTTGGGAACGTGACCCTAAAACAGGTGACAAAACCTCTCCGTTGGTCAAATATGGCAACCATGCCGGCACTGCCAGAAACACAAGAAAGCATCAAAGAAGAAATCAGACGCCAG GAGTTCCTACTGAACTGTTTACACCGAGACTTGCAAGCAGGGATAAAAGACTTATCCAAAGAAGAGAGACTCTGGGAGGTGCAAAGAATTTTAACAGCTCTTAAGAGGAAACTGAGAGAAGCTAAGAGGCAG GAGTGTGAAACAAAGATTGCACAAGAAATTGCTAGCCTTTCAAAGGAGGATGTCtccaaagaagaaatgaatgagaATGAAGAAGTGATAAATATTCTACTTGCACAG GAGAACGAGATCTTAACGGAGCAAGAAGAACTGCTGGCCATGGAGCAGTTTCTGCGGAGACAAATTGCCTCGGAGAAGGAAGAGATCGATCGCCTCCGCgcagaaatagcagaaataCAAAG TCGCCAGCAGCACGGCCGAAGCGAAACAGAGGAATATTCTTCCGAGAGCGAGAGTGAGAGCGAAGatgaggaggagctgcaggtcaTCCTGGAAGATTTGCAGCGGCAGAACGAGGAGTTGGAG ATAAAGAACAATCACCTGAACCAAGCAATTCACGAGGAGCGAGAGGCCATCATCGAACTGCGCGTGCAGCTGCGGCTGCTGCAGCGAGCGAAATCAGAGCAGCAGGtgcaggaagaagaagaggcGGAAAAACGCGGGGGTGTTTCTCAGCAGCCCAGAGACAGTGTCCTGGAGACAAAAGCAGCCAAAGAGCAGCCAAAAGCAAGCAAGGAGCAGCAAGTCAAGCCATCACCCAGTaaagacaggaaagaaactCCCATTTGA